One Pseudomonas sp. HOU2 genomic window carries:
- a CDS encoding TIGR02647 family protein gives MSLTPELVAELEVLALFNLDSSQEGLKIHQTAAPKHIAAAKRLFEKELTDQPDGGYLTSLGRDAAQNVQTVLTILREQATA, from the coding sequence ATGTCGCTTACCCCTGAGTTGGTTGCCGAACTGGAAGTCCTCGCACTCTTCAACCTGGACAGTTCCCAGGAAGGTTTGAAAATTCATCAGACCGCTGCCCCGAAACATATCGCCGCCGCCAAACGCCTCTTCGAGAAAGAACTCACCGACCAGCCTGATGGCGGGTACCTGACCAGCCTGGGTCGCGATGCCGCGCAAAATGTGCAAACCGTGCTGACCATTCTGAGAGAGCAGGCAACCGCCTGA
- a CDS encoding glutathione S-transferase, translated as MFKLYGFAVSNYYNMVKLALLEKGLAFEEVTFYPTPTPESLAISPRGKVPVLGVEAGFINETAIILEYLEQTQKGTPLLPSDPFERAQVLAIAKEIELYIELPGRACYGEAFFGSPVPEAIKEKTKAELLLGFAALGRHGRFAPYVAGDSLSIADLYFLYSVPLACAVGQKLFGIDLLAEMPKAKALLERLEQNPHVQKIAADKEAAMPAFLAMIAAKK; from the coding sequence ATGTTCAAACTCTACGGATTCGCTGTCAGCAACTACTACAACATGGTCAAACTCGCGCTGCTGGAGAAGGGCCTGGCGTTCGAAGAGGTCACCTTCTACCCGACGCCGACCCCGGAATCGCTGGCGATCAGCCCGCGCGGCAAAGTGCCGGTGCTGGGCGTCGAAGCGGGGTTCATCAACGAAACCGCGATCATCCTCGAATACCTCGAACAGACCCAGAAAGGCACACCGCTGCTGCCGAGCGATCCATTCGAGCGTGCGCAGGTATTGGCGATTGCCAAGGAAATCGAGTTGTACATTGAGCTGCCGGGGCGCGCCTGTTATGGCGAAGCGTTCTTTGGCTCGCCTGTACCGGAGGCGATCAAGGAGAAAACCAAAGCCGAGCTGCTGCTGGGTTTCGCGGCACTGGGTCGCCACGGCAGATTCGCCCCGTACGTGGCGGGCGACAGCCTGAGCATCGCGGATCTGTACTTCCTGTACAGCGTGCCGCTGGCCTGTGCGGTCGGGCAGAAGCTGTTCGGGATCGACTTGCTGGCAGAGATGCCGAAAGCCAAGGCGCTGCTGGAGCGGCTTGAGCAGAATCCGCATGTGCAGAAGATTGCAGCGGACAAAGAGGCGGCGATGCCGGCGTTTTTGGCGATGATCGCTGCCAAGAAGTGA